In Haloarcula rubripromontorii, the sequence CACGCCGGAGAGCGCGTGGAGGTCGATTATCCACGCGCTGCTGGGAACCCCTGCGTAGATGGTGGCGATGCCGGTGGTAAGCAGCGTCGCCACCGCCGCGAACAGCCCCCAGTCGACCGCCCGTGGCGTCGGCGTCACCCGGCGGAGCGTCATGGTATCGGTTAGCACTGGAGCGGCTTATACTGCCGTGACAGCGCAGCGGCGTCAGTACGACTGCCGGAGGACCGTCTCACCGCTGGCGTTTCGGACACTAACGGTGTCGGCGTCGTTGTTCCAGACTGCGCCGTTCCGGCCCCAGTACCGCTCGGTCCCAGTGTCGGTGCCGCGACCAGTGTAGAGGGTGACCGAGCCGTTCGGGACGAGAGTCAGGCTCGCAAACGTGTACCGGTGCCCCACAGCATCGCTGACCGTCCATCCGGAGAGATCGAGCGGTTCGTCGCCAGTGTTGGTGAGCGTGAGGTACTCGTCGTTCAGGTTCTCGTTGTCGTTGCCGGCCGCGTCGGAGTGAATTTCGGCGATCGCGAGTCCGCCGGGACTCTCAGTGATAGTTCCACCGTCGGCGATAGCCGTGCGAGTCACCGCGCTCGGGTTCGTACAGCGCCAGAGCCCGCGCCGGTCGGAGCGGGCGTCGTCCTCAGCCGTGTAAAACCGCTCGGCTCGCGTGAATTCGCTGTCGTAGACCCGCGCGTGGCCAGTCTCGACGAGTCGGTAATTGAACAGCGCTTCGTCGTGAACAACGTAGGCCAGTAGCCTATCGTAGTAGCCGCGCCGGTCCAGGTTCGGGTCGAACGCGAGCCCGACCGTCTCGCCCAGCAGGTGCTGTTTGGCGAACGACGACGCGTCCGTGCCGGCCCCGCGGAGGCAGGACACACCGGCGTCCGTCTCGGGAACACCCTCGAACTCTGCGGGGTCGGTCTCGGTGTGGACTTCGGGGGTGTCGACGCCGACGAGTCGGATCGTGTCGCCAGTCCCGTTCTCGTAGGCAATCTGTATCGTATCGCCGTCGACGACGGCCGTGACGGTAACGGTGACAGTTGCGTGTGGCACATCGACTGCTGACTGGCCGTCAACAGCGGTCCCCGTCGGCTGCGACGACGAGCCGGCGAAGCCGCTACAGCCGGCAGCCACCACGAGAACAACGACGAAACCGAACACGGGCCAGCGCATCGGATAGACCTTGTCGGCCGGCGGCACAAGTGTGGCGGTGCCGCTGGGCGGACTGTTATACGTCTGCCATGTCTGGGTCCCGGTACAATGCTCGTCCCGCTGCCAGTCAGGGAAATCATGCGGACACCGGTCGAGACCATCGGCCCCGACGCCCCCGTCATCGAGGCCGCGAAGCGCCTCCGCGACAAGGACATCGGCTCGCTCGTCGTCGAGTCCGACGGTGACTGTGTCGGCATCATCACGGAGAGCGACATCGTCGCCGTCACCGCGGCCGAGGGGGACACCAGGGCGCTGTCGGTCGGCGACGTGATGGCCGAGACGCTGGTGACGGTCGGTCCCGACGTGGACATCGAAACGGCCGTCGACCGGCTCCGGACGAACAACGTCAAGAAACTGCCCGTCATCGAGGAGGGCGAACTTGTCGGGATTGTCACAACGACCGATATCTCGGACTACATCCCGCATCTCGCGCGGGCGGGGGGAGCGACCGGCGAGCCGTCACAGCGAGAGCGGTTCACCCGGCCGGACACGCTGTACGAGGACGAGGACTGGACCTTCGAGAGCTACGGGACTGTCGACGGTATCGACGTAGGTGACCACGTCCAGTTCAGCAAGACGATAACGCAGGGCGACGTGGAGGCCTTCGCCGAGGCGAGCGGCGACACGAACAGGCTCCACCTCGACGCGGGGTTCGCGGCGGGGACCCGGTTCGGCCGCCGAATCGTTCACGGAACACTCGTCTCCGGCCTCATCAGCGCCGCCCTAGCCCGGCTCCCCGGGCTGACCATCTACCTCTCGCAAGAGCTGAGCTATCAGGGACCCGTCGACATCGACGAGGAGGTCACGGCCCGCTGTGAGGTCGTCGAGCGCATTCAGGACAACCGGTTCCGACTGGCCACGGCCGTCGACGACTCAGAGGGGAACTGCGTCATCGAGGGCGATGCCGTCGTTATCTCCGACCCGATTCCGGATACGGCCTGAGTGGCGTGCCCTCCGGCGGCGCTCGCGCGGCCACATTGGTTCGTGTTACCGAATAACAATTGTTAATAATCTGCTAGTATATAGGCCGATATGGACGCTGTTGAACGGCCGACTTTCGAGACAAGCGCGGCGATGGAGGTGTATCAGTACGTCGAGCGACACGGGACGGCGGCGCGACACCGGGTCCGCGAGGCGGTGGACCTGTCGCCGGAGAGCTTCGAAGAGACCCTGACACACCTCCTGTCGAAGGGGTACATCGAGGACGACGGCGGGACCCTGACGCTGGCGCTCGATGTCGGCTCCGTCGAGCAACACACCACGAACGGGCTGACTTACACGATTCGGCCGGCCCGCAACGATGACTTCGAGGGACTCGTCCAGACGATTCGGAACGTCTCCAGCGACGGCACCTACGTCGTCGCCGAGAGCGTCGCCGAACAGTTACTCTACGAGGACGCTGTCACGCGGCACAACACGGTCGAATCGAGAGTGTTCTTCGTCGCCACAGTAGACGGCGAGGTCATCGGCTGGTGTCACCTCGACATCCCGCAACTGGACAAGCTCCGCGAGACGGCCCAGCTCACCGTCGGCGTCAGGGAGGAACAGCGGGGGCAGGGCATCGGCAGCCAGCTCATGGACCGCGGGCTGGACTGGGCGCGGGCCAACGGCTACCGGAAGCTGTACAACAGCGTGCCGGCGATAACGGAGAACGCGATGGTGTTCCTCGAAGAGCACGGCTGGCACACCGAGGGAATCCGGCGGAACCACTACACCGTCGACGGCGAGCAAGTCGACGAAGTGATGATGGCCTACACGTTTGACTGACGCCGGGCCGTCGGCTCCGTACTACAGGAGTACGACCAGCGCCAGCGCGATCCAGACGATTTTCAGCCCCGTGTTGACGACGATGACCTTCGAGCCGAACTCCCGGCCCCAGATGCCGTACTGGAACGGAATCGAGCGCTTGAACGTCGAGACGGCAAAGGAGATGATGCCGCCGACGAGCATCGTCGCCACGGCGGTCCGTGCGGTGAACGTCCCGTTCCGGATGAGCGGGGCGATGACCGTCGCTCCCGAGGTGGTATCGAGCGCGTAGGCGGCGATGACGGGGATGGCCGCCCCGGGCAGGCCGAGCAGGCCGGCGAACCCGTCGGCGGCGGCAGTCACGGACGCGCCATCGCTGCCGGCCAGCGCTAGTAGTTCATCACCGTAGGCCACGAGCAGGGAGACGACGGCGTAGATGGCCGCTAGCCGCGGCAGGATGTCCCGGACTTTCTCGGCCGTCGCGTCGAAGGCCGTCCTGACGGCCGCCCGGCGGGTGGCCGGGCGCTCGTCGAACACGTCCCCGGGGTCGTCGGCCGTCCCGCCGTCGGGGGCCGGGCCCGCGCCGGCGGCCGAACGGCCCACGTTGGCCGGATCCAGCAGGACCGCGCCCGCGGCGATGCCGGTCAGCGTAATCGCCAGCGCGATGAGCCCGCGGGTGGTGACGTACAGCACGCCGACTCTGAACCCCAAGATGGGGATGAGTATCGGCGCGTAGAACGTGATGATGTGCTGGGCGAAGCCGAAGAAGGTGTTGATGGTGACGGCGACGAGCGTCGCGCGGTCGGACAGCGCGCCGGACTCCCGGAAGTCGGCCAGCATGCCGTAGCCGGCGGTCGTCGAGGCCGTCGTCGTCAGGATGGCGGTCCCGACCTCGTCGGGGAGGTTCGCTGGCGACGTGAGATAGCGGGAGACGACGGCGATTTTCTCGACGAGGCCGAACGCCACGGCCAGTTCCGCGAGGAACACCCCCAGCGAGAGGAAGACGGTGATGCGCAGGACGCGGACGGCGACCTCACCGAGAACCGAGACGGCCGGGTGTCCGAGGACAGCGGCGACAAGCGACTGCACGGTTCGACGTAGCGGCCTGTCCTGCAAAGGCCCATCGGTAGCGTCAGTCCCTTCAGGGGCCGCCGTCGCTGCTGTGAACTCACACGAACACGCGGACGGCACCGAACAGCACCACCACGCCCAGCACGTCACAGACGTTCGTGACGACGGGGATGACCACGTCATCGGGGTCCAGTTCGAACCGGTAGGCGGCGTAGGTCGTCACCGTCGTCACGACGATGGCCAGCACTGCAAGCAGACCCCCACTGACGAGCGCGACCAGCACGACCGTCCGAAGCGGGAGCGCAGCGCCGCCGATAACGGTCTGGAGGAGCCACGCGCCGGCACCGACGAGCGGGAACAGCGTCACCGCGAGAGCGAGCGTAGCGATGGCGTTGCCGGCCAACCGGTCGTCGGTCGGCGTAAACGACAGGAGGCCGAGGTGAAACGCCGTCGAGAACCGCGCCGCGAGGATACTGCCGAGGTTGCCCGCCATCCCGATTGTCACCGGGACGAGGACGAGCAGCGACGGATACTGCAGTAGTGTTCCCTCGAAGGTATCGAGCACGAGGCCGCTCCCGAGTTCGATAGCGGTGAGGACGACCAAGATGGGGAACATCGTCCGGACGATGCCCGACACCGACCACTGGGAGGCGAACTCCGCCATTCAGCCACCTCCCAGCGCGAGAACGAGGCGGGTCGCGCCCAGCAGCGTCGCGATGCCGACCACATCGCCGGTTGTCGTCACGACCGGGCCGGCCAGCGTATCCGGATTGAGTCCGCGGCGGTAGCCCATAAACACGACGGAAACGACAGCGATGGTCAACAACAGCCCGGAGACGAAGCCCGCGATGAGCGCAATGGCGACGAGGGTTGTGAGCGGGGCCGACGGTCGACCGACCAGCGCGAGCAGGGCGACGGCCATCACCGCAGCGACCCCGCTGATGAGCACACCGTTTGCCAGTGCCGCCGCGACGGCGGCATTGATGCGGTCGTCGTCGAAGGAGAACTGCGGATTGATGAGGCCCTGATGAAGTGCCGATCCCAGACGCGCCCCAAGCGAGCCGTAGACGTTCCCGCGGGTGGCAAGCAGCGCCGGGACGAGTACAAGCAGTCCCGCAACGTCCTGTAGCTCCGCGTCCATGCCGCCGAGGACGACGCCCGCGAAGAGGCCACCGACTGCACTGAGCGCCAGTACCGGGAGCGATTCCCGGTAGGCTTCGAGTGCCACCTCGCGGACAGTCATTGCAGGGCGAAGGACGGCGAGCGAAAAAAAGCCCCCTGATAGCGCTGGCGACGCCTCAGCCGGGAGTCGACTGTGCCCTGTCACGCCACGGCGGCGGCCCGACCGTCGTGTTCCCAACTCCGGTAAACCGCACAGTCCGGGTGACAGTGACGAGGTCGCCACCGTCCGTGACCGTCGTGTACTCGGTCCGGTAGTCGCGGACGAGTCCTGCCCGAGTGACATGGGCGACGAGCGTCGCGTTCTCCCGACTCGTCCACACTGTCGACGTTGCGTTGTCCCGCAGCCGGTCACCGCTGATGACGTAGACCGCTTCGTCGGACCGCTCGGACCGCGAGGTCCGAGTGTGGAACGGAGCAACGGTCCGAGTGACGTCGGCGGCGGGACGCCCGTTCAGCGCGGCGGTGTGGACCCAGTATTGCCACGTACCGGCGTAGCTGTCCGGCGGGTCATACTCGTTGTAGACCGTTTGGTTGTCGCGTACGAGTCGGCGGAGATACGTGTCGCCGTCAGACCAGAACGACGCAGTCGCCGGCGGTCGGCCGAGGAGAACTGGGGCTGCATGGCCACGGACAGAGATGTTAGCGAGATGCGTCCGGTTCCTGTCAAGCGCGACGTGGACTCGAAGGTGGGATCGCAACGACCCGTTTGCATATCTGACGGTGCGGGTCATCGTCAGCGTGTACCCGGTTCCGTTGAGGCGGTCGCCGTGTGCAGACCCAAGTAGAGATGGGCTGGTGACACCCGTCGGTCCAACGCCGGCCGGATACGCGGTCGCAGAGTCGGTCGGCACCGGAGCAGGCGTCACCGGCGGGGGCGAGCCGTCGTCGCCGCTGAACCCGAGTCCCCCACAGCCCGCGGTAACGACGACGGTGAGGACGAGTAGTTGCCACCCTGCGACCCTTGCCATGGTATAACAAACCATTCAGATCGAAATAAGTGTACGGATCGCAATTTACCCGGAATCTGTCGGTCTGTAGATGTTAAATCGTTAGTTAACCTACCGAAACTATTATGATATATACACACACCGTATGGAACATGCCAACTAATGGCAGATCGGTCAACCGACGACAGTTGCTGAAGAGTACGGGCGTCGCAGGTGTGGCAGGGCTAACAGGACTGGCCGGTTGTTCCGGTGGCGACGGTGGCGACGGCGGTGGTGGCGACGGCGGCGATGGCGGTGATGGTGGTGGCGACGGCGGCGACGACTACCCGTCGCTCGGGAACTTCCCGGTCGAGGGCGATACGGTCACGTTCGGATTCAACGTGCCACAGTCCGGACCCTACTCGTCTGAGGGGCAAGACGAACTCCGGGCATACGAACTCGCTCAAAAGCACCTGAACAACGGGGGAGGCTGGGTGGACAGCTTCGAGGACCTCAGCGGTGACGGCGTCCTTGGCTATACGGTCGAGTCGGTAAACGGTGACACAGCGACCGACGCCGACACTGCCCGACAGGCCGCTTCGCGGATGATAAACCGGGATGACGTGGTGATGATCTCTGGTGGCTCCTCCAGCGCGGTGGCCATCGCCGTCCAAGGCCTCTGCCAGCAGGAGAAGGTCATGTTCATGGCCTGTCTGACCCACTCCAACGACACGACGGGGAAAGACTGCGCCCGGTACGGCTTCCGGGAGATGTTCAACGCGTACATGACCGGACAGGCGCTAGCGCCGGTGCTCGAAAGCGAGTACGGCTCGGACAACTCCTTCTACCAGCTGTACGCCGACTACTCCTGGGGACAGACCGTCCAGGAGTCGATGAACCAGTTCCTCTCGGAGATCGGCTGGGAGCAGGTCGATAGCGTGCCGACGCCGCTCGGGACCAGCGACTTCTCGTCGTACCTCTCGGAGGCGGCAAACAGTGGCGCTGACGTGCTGCTGCTCGACCACTACGGGCTGGACGGCGCGAACTCCGTCTCTCAGGCCGTCGATGCCGGTATCGACGAAGACATGGAGATCGTCGTTCCGTTGTACAACCGCCCGATGGCACAGGCCGCCGGTGGCTCTATCGAGGGCGTGTTCGGCACGATCGCCTGGGACTCCCAGATTGACAACGAGGCGTCGAACTCCTTCACCGAGGTGTTCCAGAACGAGTACGACCGCGTCCCGTCCGGACCGGCACAGCTGGCCTACGCCCAGACGCTCCAGTACGCGGCCGCCGCCGAGCGGGCAGGCACTTTCTACCCGCCGGAGGTCATCCGCGAACTAGAGGACTACGAGTACAACAACATCGGCCTCGGCGAGGAGACGATGCGGGCCTGCGACCACCAAGCCCAGCGAGCGATTCCAGTTGCCCGCGGACTCCCGGAAAGCGAACAGGGCGACGGGAACTTCATCGAAATCGTCGAAGTCACGTCTCGGGACGATGTCGGCTACGGGTGTGATTCCGGGCCGGCTGCAGAGTGCGAACTCGGCGAATACGGCGACGAATAGGCTATAATCCGGACAGGGGACCGTTTCCCTCATGATTTATAGTTCATGAGGTTGCCTTACTTGATACACAAAAACTAGCATGATTAGGAATACGCAGATAGTACGAGCGGAGTGCAGTGGGGGGAGTCCGGCGTGACGCTACTCGCGGACATCCTCACTATCTTACTAAACGGGTTGCAACAGGGTGCGATTTACGTCCTACTCGCGGTTGGACTGTCGATTATCCTCGGGACACTGAAGTTCGTGAATTTCGCCCACGGGGCACTGTACCTCGTCGGCGCGTATCTGGGGCTGTTCATAACTGGCCAGGTCCCGCTGAACAACGGCCAGTTAGCGGAGTGGGGCATCCAGTCATACGGCATCGGACTGGGGTTCATCGCCGCACTGATCATCGTGCCGATTGTCGTGTTCGTCGTCGGCCTCCTGATGGAGCGGTTCGTCGCACAGGCGTTCTACGACCGCCCCGACACTGACCAGATTCTCGTGACCTTCGGGCTCGCAATCATCGTCCAGGAACTGCTCCGGGCGCTGCTTGGCGGAAACAGCCAGCCGTTCCCACAGCCTTCGTGGGCATCCGGCCCGATCGCGTTGCCCGTCGTTGGGAACTTCCCGCGCTGGCGACTCGGCGTCATCGCGATTACGGCAGTCCTCGTCCTCGGCGTGTACGGCCTCGTCGAGTACACTGACTTCGGACTCATCGTCCAGGCCGGTACCCTCGACGGTGAGATGGTTCGCCTCCTGGGAATTAAACTGAGCCGGCCGTACCTCGTCGTGTTCGGCATCGGTGCCGCGCTCGCTGGCGTGGCTGGCGTCGTCGGCGGCCCGCTCGCCAATGTCAATCCCAACATCGGGACTGAACAGTTGGTTCCGGCGTTCCTGACCGTCGTTATCGGCGGCGTCGGGAAAATAGAGGGGGCCGTCGTGGCCGGGCTGATGCTTGGAACCCTGCAGGTGCTTCTCATCCAGACCGGCTACGCCGCCTGGAGTCAGGTCGGTATCTACGCGCTCGCGGCGCTCGTCTTGCTGGTGCGTCCGCAGGGTCTGCTGGGCTCGGAGGTGGATGTCTCATGAGCGACGAACCGGGCGACGCGACCGCAACGGCAGCGGCCGACGCCGAGACAGAGGTCACCGGCGGCCTCGCCGACCGGTGGGCCAGCTTCCGCGACCGGGAGATATCGACGGTACTACTCACAGTCGTGGGCGTGGCCGTCTTCCCGTTCCTCTTCAACAATTACCTCAACGGCTACACGCAGCTGGCGACGCTGGTTCTCATCTACGGCATCTTCGCCGTCGGGTTCGATATCCTGCTGGGGTACACCGGCCTGCTGTCGTTCGGTCACGCCGTCTTCTTCGGAGGCGCAGCCTACGCCGCCGGTATCTTCAGCGCGAGCGTCAGCAGTTCGCCGCTGCTCGTGCTGTTCGCCGGCACGGCGTTTGCGGTACTGATGGCGTGGGTCGTCGGGTTCCTGTCGCTTCGCCGCGGCGGCATCTACTTCGCCATCCTGACGCTGACGTTCGGCCAGATGTCCTTTTACCTGGCGGCGTCGCCGCTTGCCTTCCTCACGAACGGCGAGAACGGCTTCACCTCCGTGGACATCGGGAGCCTGCTGGGCGTCATCGACATCCACGGCGGCGTGCCGTTCCCGCTGTCGATGCTGGTCGACAATATGCTGTACGTGTTCGTCGCCGTCATGACGGTGCTGTCGGTCGCGATGGCGAACCGCATCCTCCACTCGCCGTACGGGACCGTGTTCCGCGCGATTCGAGAGAACGAGCGGCGAGCGGAGTTCGTCGGCTTGGACGTCTGGCGGTACAAGCTCATGGCGTTCATCATCTCGGCGGCCTTCGCCGGCATCGCCGGGAGCCTGTTCGCCATCGAAGGGAACTACGTGCCACTGGAGTCGCTGTACTGGACGGAGTCCGGTCGGGTCGTCATCATGACCGTGCTCGGCGGCGTCGGGTCGCTGTTCGGGCCGCTGTTCGGTGCCGGCCTGTACCTGTACATCGAGAACATCGTCAGCGGGTTCGAGACGCTCGGCCCGTTCTGGCACCTCATTCTCGGTATCGTGTTCGTCGTCGCTGTCGTCCTCTTCCCCAACGGAATCTGGGGCGGTATCGACTACCTTCGTGACATGGTCGTTGGAGGTGAGGACGAATGACGGTTCTCAAAACGGAACAGCTCACCAAGCAGTTCGGCGGCCTCACGGCCGTCGACGAGGTGGATCTGGAGATAGAACAGGGTGAAGGCGTGAGCCTCATCGGCCCCAACGGCGCGGGGAAATCGACGTTCATCAACCTCGTCACCAGGCGACTCGAACCGAGCTACGGCGAGATCGCGTTCCAAGGGGATTCCATCATCGGGATGGACCCACACGAGGTCGTCCAACGAGGGATGAGCAAGTCCTTCCAGACGGCCTCTATCTTCCCCGAGCTAACCGTCAAGGAAAACGCCACCATCGCGGCGCTGGCGGCAGAGCACGGCTCGTTCCGGTTCAACTTCTTCCGGAATCAGAACAGCTACCCGGCGGTCGATGAACTGGCCAACGAGGTCCTCGAGTCGGTCGGCCTGTACGACGAGCGGGAGAATCAGGCCGATAGCCTCGACTACGGGAACAAGCGCCGGCTCGAACTCGGCATCGCGCTGGCCGCCGAGCCGGATATGCTGTTGATGGACGAGCCGACTGCCGGGATGAGCCCCGACGAGACGAAATCGA encodes:
- a CDS encoding lamin tail domain-containing protein; the encoded protein is MRWPVFGFVVVLVVAAGCSGFAGSSSQPTGTAVDGQSAVDVPHATVTVTVTAVVDGDTIQIAYENGTGDTIRLVGVDTPEVHTETDPAEFEGVPETDAGVSCLRGAGTDASSFAKQHLLGETVGLAFDPNLDRRGYYDRLLAYVVHDEALFNYRLVETGHARVYDSEFTRAERFYTAEDDARSDRRGLWRCTNPSAVTRTAIADGGTITESPGGLAIAEIHSDAAGNDNENLNDEYLTLTNTGDEPLDLSGWTVSDAVGHRYTFASLTLVPNGSVTLYTGRGTDTGTERYWGRNGAVWNNDADTVSVRNASGETVLRQSY
- a CDS encoding DUF7537 family lipoprotein, which translates into the protein MARVAGWQLLVLTVVVTAGCGGLGFSGDDGSPPPVTPAPVPTDSATAYPAGVGPTGVTSPSLLGSAHGDRLNGTGYTLTMTRTVRYANGSLRSHLRVHVALDRNRTHLANISVRGHAAPVLLGRPPATASFWSDGDTYLRRLVRDNQTVYNEYDPPDSYAGTWQYWVHTAALNGRPAADVTRTVAPFHTRTSRSERSDEAVYVISGDRLRDNATSTVWTSRENATLVAHVTRAGLVRDYRTEYTTVTDGGDLVTVTRTVRFTGVGNTTVGPPPWRDRAQSTPG
- a CDS encoding magnesium transporter codes for the protein MTVREVALEAYRESLPVLALSAVGGLFAGVVLGGMDAELQDVAGLLVLVPALLATRGNVYGSLGARLGSALHQGLINPQFSFDDDRINAAVAAALANGVLISGVAAVMAVALLALVGRPSAPLTTLVAIALIAGFVSGLLLTIAVVSVVFMGYRRGLNPDTLAGPVVTTTGDVVGIATLLGATRLVLALGGG
- a CDS encoding nucleoside recognition protein, whose product is MQSLVAAVLGHPAVSVLGEVAVRVLRITVFLSLGVFLAELAVAFGLVEKIAVVSRYLTSPANLPDEVGTAILTTTASTTAGYGMLADFRESGALSDRATLVAVTINTFFGFAQHIITFYAPILIPILGFRVGVLYVTTRGLIALAITLTGIAAGAVLLDPANVGRSAAGAGPAPDGGTADDPGDVFDERPATRRAAVRTAFDATAEKVRDILPRLAAIYAVVSLLVAYGDELLALAGSDGASVTAAADGFAGLLGLPGAAIPVIAAYALDTTSGATVIAPLIRNGTFTARTAVATMLVGGIISFAVSTFKRSIPFQYGIWGREFGSKVIVVNTGLKIVWIALALVVLL
- a CDS encoding CBS domain-containing protein, whose protein sequence is MLVPLPVREIMRTPVETIGPDAPVIEAAKRLRDKDIGSLVVESDGDCVGIITESDIVAVTAAEGDTRALSVGDVMAETLVTVGPDVDIETAVDRLRTNNVKKLPVIEEGELVGIVTTTDISDYIPHLARAGGATGEPSQRERFTRPDTLYEDEDWTFESYGTVDGIDVGDHVQFSKTITQGDVEAFAEASGDTNRLHLDAGFAAGTRFGRRIVHGTLVSGLISAALARLPGLTIYLSQELSYQGPVDIDEEVTARCEVVERIQDNRFRLATAVDDSEGNCVIEGDAVVISDPIPDTA
- a CDS encoding branched-chain amino acid ABC transporter permease — its product is MSDEPGDATATAAADAETEVTGGLADRWASFRDREISTVLLTVVGVAVFPFLFNNYLNGYTQLATLVLIYGIFAVGFDILLGYTGLLSFGHAVFFGGAAYAAGIFSASVSSSPLLVLFAGTAFAVLMAWVVGFLSLRRGGIYFAILTLTFGQMSFYLAASPLAFLTNGENGFTSVDIGSLLGVIDIHGGVPFPLSMLVDNMLYVFVAVMTVLSVAMANRILHSPYGTVFRAIRENERRAEFVGLDVWRYKLMAFIISAAFAGIAGSLFAIEGNYVPLESLYWTESGRVVIMTVLGGVGSLFGPLFGAGLYLYIENIVSGFETLGPFWHLILGIVFVVAVVLFPNGIWGGIDYLRDMVVGGEDE
- a CDS encoding magnesium transporter, with the translated sequence MAEFASQWSVSGIVRTMFPILVVLTAIELGSGLVLDTFEGTLLQYPSLLVLVPVTIGMAGNLGSILAARFSTAFHLGLLSFTPTDDRLAGNAIATLALAVTLFPLVGAGAWLLQTVIGGAALPLRTVVLVALVSGGLLAVLAIVVTTVTTYAAYRFELDPDDVVIPVVTNVCDVLGVVVLFGAVRVFV
- a CDS encoding GNAT family N-acetyltransferase, yielding MDAVERPTFETSAAMEVYQYVERHGTAARHRVREAVDLSPESFEETLTHLLSKGYIEDDGGTLTLALDVGSVEQHTTNGLTYTIRPARNDDFEGLVQTIRNVSSDGTYVVAESVAEQLLYEDAVTRHNTVESRVFFVATVDGEVIGWCHLDIPQLDKLRETAQLTVGVREEQRGQGIGSQLMDRGLDWARANGYRKLYNSVPAITENAMVFLEEHGWHTEGIRRNHYTVDGEQVDEVMMAYTFD
- a CDS encoding branched-chain amino acid ABC transporter permease, translating into MTLLADILTILLNGLQQGAIYVLLAVGLSIILGTLKFVNFAHGALYLVGAYLGLFITGQVPLNNGQLAEWGIQSYGIGLGFIAALIIVPIVVFVVGLLMERFVAQAFYDRPDTDQILVTFGLAIIVQELLRALLGGNSQPFPQPSWASGPIALPVVGNFPRWRLGVIAITAVLVLGVYGLVEYTDFGLIVQAGTLDGEMVRLLGIKLSRPYLVVFGIGAALAGVAGVVGGPLANVNPNIGTEQLVPAFLTVVIGGVGKIEGAVVAGLMLGTLQVLLIQTGYAAWSQVGIYALAALVLLVRPQGLLGSEVDVS
- a CDS encoding ABC transporter ATP-binding protein, whose amino-acid sequence is MTVLKTEQLTKQFGGLTAVDEVDLEIEQGEGVSLIGPNGAGKSTFINLVTRRLEPSYGEIAFQGDSIIGMDPHEVVQRGMSKSFQTASIFPELTVKENATIAALAAEHGSFRFNFFRNQNSYPAVDELANEVLESVGLYDERENQADSLDYGNKRRLELGIALAAEPDMLLMDEPTAGMSPDETKSTVKLIKRVKEDLDLTFLLVEHDMEIVFDISDRIVVLNRGSVIAEGTPTEVQNDPAVQEAYLGGVEE
- a CDS encoding substrate-binding protein, with protein sequence MPTNGRSVNRRQLLKSTGVAGVAGLTGLAGCSGGDGGDGGGGDGGDGGDGGGDGGDDYPSLGNFPVEGDTVTFGFNVPQSGPYSSEGQDELRAYELAQKHLNNGGGWVDSFEDLSGDGVLGYTVESVNGDTATDADTARQAASRMINRDDVVMISGGSSSAVAIAVQGLCQQEKVMFMACLTHSNDTTGKDCARYGFREMFNAYMTGQALAPVLESEYGSDNSFYQLYADYSWGQTVQESMNQFLSEIGWEQVDSVPTPLGTSDFSSYLSEAANSGADVLLLDHYGLDGANSVSQAVDAGIDEDMEIVVPLYNRPMAQAAGGSIEGVFGTIAWDSQIDNEASNSFTEVFQNEYDRVPSGPAQLAYAQTLQYAAAAERAGTFYPPEVIRELEDYEYNNIGLGEETMRACDHQAQRAIPVARGLPESEQGDGNFIEIVEVTSRDDVGYGCDSGPAAECELGEYGDE